In Bacteroidales bacterium, the following proteins share a genomic window:
- a CDS encoding TetR/AcrR family transcriptional regulator translates to MNQEYQHIIEKTSELYNQYGIKSITMDDVARELGMSKKTLYKYVSNKDDLVDHFVEYLTENRNCNVEEIKKQKLNAIEELVEVNEYVIEMLKNYNPSTDYDLKKYYPDHYRKLRKLRQNNMYQAVKENIMKGKDEGLYRQELDEDIISRVHVSRIENSFANEMFTIQELTSWKFIREMMIYHIHGIANAEGVKIFYNKLKEFENKKDLY, encoded by the coding sequence ATGAATCAGGAATATCAACATATCATTGAGAAGACCAGCGAGCTCTATAACCAGTATGGAATCAAGAGCATAACTATGGATGATGTGGCCAGGGAGCTGGGGATGTCAAAAAAAACCCTCTATAAATATGTTTCCAATAAGGATGATTTGGTAGATCATTTTGTGGAATATCTGACAGAAAATCGCAATTGTAATGTAGAAGAGATAAAAAAACAAAAATTAAATGCCATTGAGGAGCTGGTGGAAGTAAATGAATATGTGATTGAAATGTTGAAGAACTATAATCCATCCACAGATTATGACCTCAAAAAATATTATCCCGATCACTACAGGAAGTTGAGAAAGCTGAGGCAAAATAATATGTATCAAGCTGTGAAGGAGAATATTATGAAGGGCAAAGATGAAGGGCTCTACAGGCAGGAGTTGGATGAGGATATCATTTCAAGGGTGCACGTCAGCCGTATTGAGAATAGTTTTGCCAATGAAATGTTTACCATTCAGGAATTGACTTCATGGAAGTTCATCCGGGAAATGATGATCTATCATATTCATGGCATTGCGAATGCAGAGGGAGTAAAAATTTTTTACAATAAACTGAAAGAATTTGAAAATAAAAAAGACCTATACTAA